The proteins below are encoded in one region of Apium graveolens cultivar Ventura chromosome 4, ASM990537v1, whole genome shotgun sequence:
- the LOC141720948 gene encoding RINT1-like protein MAG2 isoform X2 has protein sequence MVGDVEDAVASVVNKNLRKHPFSHNLEDVRLIAIKALKQAEDVLASVTKARPQWARLVLAVDHRVDRALATLRPQAIADHRSLLVSLGWPPSITSSSTLDADTKNSAAVSNPLFTMQGELKRQYCESFLALCSLQELQRQRKSRQLEGHNLEVAMHQPLWTIEELVNSLFIASQRHITKWVDKPEFIFALVYKITRDYVDTMDELLQPLVDEAMLSGYSCREEWISAMVSSLSTYLAKEIFPLYVGQLDEDIAGGTQSQTKISWLHLIDLMIAFDKRVQSLIAQSGILVSLQEDGNLQRLTSLSVFCDRPDWLELWAEIELNEVITKLKLEVEDERSWSTDVQGAAVLFGAEEYKSPAISGAIINRLSSLIDRCRSIPRISLRLRFVRVAGAPVIHKFLDSVCLRCQEAEGLTALTDDAALIKVTRSVNAVRYVETVLKEWCEDVFFLEMGLNQAESSGTPFVENSFTEGSMGDIGSGVLGEEIRKLEEFRREWIEMLSTVVLRGFDARSRDHIKNRKQWQERSEGLVVSRSLVDALDYLQVKVSLLEGSLNKMDFIGVWRSLANGVDKLIFNGILFSNTKFYEGGTERFGNDLTVLFGVFGAWCLRPEGFFPKISEGLRLLKMDKKKLQGSTAGREVWLKENGIRHLSVAEAEKIAKNRVYNS, from the exons ATGGTTGGCGACGTTGAAGATGCTGTAGCATCTGTGGTAAATAAAAATCTAAGGAAACATCCTTTCTCACATAATTTGGAG GATGTGCGGCTTATTGCCATTAAAGCTCTGAAACAGGCAGAAGATGTATTAGCTTCAGTTACCAAAGCACGCCCTCAGTGGGCACGTCTTGTGTTGGCTGTTGACCACAGAGTTGACAGGGCCTTGGCCACTTTGAGACCACAAGCCATTGCAGATCACCGATCCCTGCTTGTATCTCTTGGATGGCCACCTTCTATAACTTCTTCTAGTACTCTAGATGCTGACACAAAGAATTCAGCTGCAGTCTCAAATCCACTTTTCACGATGCAAGGTGAACTCAAACGCCAATATTGTGAAAGTTTTCTTGCTTTATGCAGTCTGCAGGAATTGCAAAGACAGCGAAAATCTCGGCAACTCGAGGGGCACAATCTAGAGGTTGCTATGCACCAACCATTGTGGACTATCGAAGAGCTTGTGAATTCTTTGTTCATAGCATCCCAACGCCATATCACAAAATGGGTTGATAAGCCAGAATTCATTTTTGCTCTTGTATATAAAATTACCCGGGATTATGTTGACACCATGGATGAGTTATTGCAGCCACTGGTTGACGAAGCAATGTTATCAGGATACAGTTGTAGAGAAGAATGGATCTCAGCAATGGTATCTTCACTATCCACGTATTTGGCAAAGGAGATATTTCCTTTATATGTTGGTCAACTGGATGAAGATATTGCCGGTGGAACACAATCACAAACTAAAATATCCTGGCTGCATCTAATTGACTTGATGATTGCTTTTGATAAACGAGTCCAGTCTCTGATAGCGCAATCCGGAATTCTGGTCTCTCTTCAGGAAGACGGAAATTTGCAGAGACTGACTTCTTTATCAGTCTTCTGTGATCGACCTGACTGGCTTGAGCTTTGGGCTGAAATAGAACTGAATGAGGTAATTACTAAATTAAAGTTAGAAGTGGAGGATGAGAGAAGTTGGTCGACGGATGTTCAAGGAGCAGCCGTTCTTTTTGGCGCAGAAGAATATAAATCTCCTGCAATATCTGGTGCTATTATTAATCGTCTGTCTTCTTTAATTGATCGTTGTCGGTCGATACCTAGGATATCATTAAGGTTGAGGTTTGTTAGAGTTGCAGGGGCACCTGTAATACACAAGTTTTTGGACTCCGTATGTCTCAGGTGCCAAGAAGCTGAGGGTCTGACTGCCTTGACTGACGATGCTGCTTTAATTAAGGTTACAAGGTCAGTCAATGCAGTTCGCTACGTGGAGACTGTTTTGAAAGAGTGGTGTGAGGATGTCTTTTTTCTTGAGATGGGGCTGAACCAAGCGGAATCATCTGGAACACCATTTGTAGAGAATAGTTTCACTGAAGGGTCAATGGGAGATATTGGGAGTGGTGTTTTAGGTGAAGAAATTAGAAAACTTGAAGAATTCAGAAGAGAATGGATTGAAATGTTATCAACTGTGGTATTGAGGGGTTTTGATGCTCGATCTCGGGATCATATCAAGAACCGGAAGCAATGGCAGGAAAGAAGTGAAGGATTGGTGGTATCTAGATCTTTGGTTGACGCACTAGATTATCTACAGGTAAAAGTGTCGCTGTTGGAAGGGAGTTTGAATAAGATGGATTTTATTGGGGTGTGGAGAAGTCTGGCTAATGGAGTGGATAAATTGATATTCAATGGAATTCTATTCAGCAACACAAAGTTCTATGAGGGTGGCACCGAGAGGTTTGGTAATGATTTGACAGTTCTCTTTGGTGTTTTTGGGGCCTGGTGTTTGAGACCTGAAGGCTTCTTCCCTAAAATTAGTGAAGGCCTGAGGTTACTAAAAATGGACAAAAAGAAACTTCAGGGTAGTACGGCAGGTAGGGAAGTGTGGCTCAAAGAGAATGGAATAAGGCATTTGAGTGTTGCTGAGGCAGAAAAGATTGCTAAGAACAGGGTGTACAACAGCTGA
- the LOC141719606 gene encoding uncharacterized protein LOC141719606, whose amino-acid sequence MVSSLISPDQNTWDTDLVVDIFNSRDSNIILSTPIDKEVDDSWYWRREKFGQYSVKSAYLMLEEGNPSNSSANNSGFWHTLWNLKIPPKVKNFLWRASNDCLPSREMLRTRNVQKDVVLRIVMVCWMVWRSRNELIWNQRTIDPNEVVLSAHSILDQWSNVQDRSYDQFLGYMTPDDGMERWSKPVENSVKINSDAAIFDEIIALVVPL is encoded by the exons ATGGTATCATCCTTAATAAGCCCGGATCAAAATACTTGGGACACAGACCTGGTTGTGGACATCTTTAATAGCAGGGATTCGAACATCATATTGTCCACTCCTATTGATAAGGAAGTAGATGATTCTTGGTACTGGCGTAGAGAGAAGTTTGGACAATACTCTGTGAAAAGTGCTTATTTGATGCTAGAAGAAGGTAATCCCTCTAATTCCTCAGCCAATAACTCAGGTTTTTGGCATACTCTCTGGAATTTAAAAATTCCACCTAAGGTGAAAAATTTCCTTTGGCGAGCCTCTAATGATTGTCTCCCTTCTAGAGAAATGCTTCGAACCAGAAATGTCCAG AAAGATGTGGTTCTCAGAATAGTAATGGTATGTTGGATGGTTTGGAGGAGTCGTAACGAGCTCATTTGGAATCAACGCACCATTGATCCCAATGAGGTGGTGCTATCAGCACATTCTATTCTTGACCAATGGAGTAACGTTCAAGATCGTTCATACGATCAATTCCTAGGGTATATGACACCTGATGATGGTATGGAACGTTGGAGCAAACCAGTAGAAAACAGTGTCAAGATCAATTCTGATGCTGCCATCTTCGATGAGATAATAGCTTTGGTTGTGCCTTTGTAA
- the LOC141720948 gene encoding RINT1-like protein MAG2 isoform X1: MILPSASSLSPSVISYLDTKLHTKQDQEASSSLLLELESECNGLDQKLSDLNSILESRLFSYASFSSHFVTLLTSVNDSFSDLRSSTELPTIDSSSSGRSELPALAKEVARVEAVRLYAETALKLDTMVGDVEDAVASVVNKNLRKHPFSHNLEDVRLIAIKALKQAEDVLASVTKARPQWARLVLAVDHRVDRALATLRPQAIADHRSLLVSLGWPPSITSSSTLDADTKNSAAVSNPLFTMQGELKRQYCESFLALCSLQELQRQRKSRQLEGHNLEVAMHQPLWTIEELVNSLFIASQRHITKWVDKPEFIFALVYKITRDYVDTMDELLQPLVDEAMLSGYSCREEWISAMVSSLSTYLAKEIFPLYVGQLDEDIAGGTQSQTKISWLHLIDLMIAFDKRVQSLIAQSGILVSLQEDGNLQRLTSLSVFCDRPDWLELWAEIELNEVITKLKLEVEDERSWSTDVQGAAVLFGAEEYKSPAISGAIINRLSSLIDRCRSIPRISLRLRFVRVAGAPVIHKFLDSVCLRCQEAEGLTALTDDAALIKVTRSVNAVRYVETVLKEWCEDVFFLEMGLNQAESSGTPFVENSFTEGSMGDIGSGVLGEEIRKLEEFRREWIEMLSTVVLRGFDARSRDHIKNRKQWQERSEGLVVSRSLVDALDYLQVKVSLLEGSLNKMDFIGVWRSLANGVDKLIFNGILFSNTKFYEGGTERFGNDLTVLFGVFGAWCLRPEGFFPKISEGLRLLKMDKKKLQGSTAGREVWLKENGIRHLSVAEAEKIAKNRVYNS, translated from the exons ATGATTTTACCTTCagcatcatctctttctccttcggTGATAAGCTATTTGGACACGAAGCTCCATACAAAACAGGATCAAGAAGCTTCATCTAGTCTGCTGTTGGAATTAGAATCCGAGTGTAACGGCTTGGATCAAAAGCTGTCTGATCTTAACAGCATCCTCGAATCTCGTTTATTCTCTTATGCCTCTTTCTCTTCTCATTTTGTCACTCTCCTCACTTCCGTCAATGACAGTTTTTCGGATCTTCGTTCTTCTACTGAACTCCCTACCATTGATTCTTCTTCATCAG GGAGATCGGAGCTACCGGCTCTTGCCAAGGAAGTGGCCAGGGTGGAGGCTGTCCGACTTTACGCtg AGACGGCTTTAAAACTGGACACCATGGTTGGCGACGTTGAAGATGCTGTAGCATCTGTGGTAAATAAAAATCTAAGGAAACATCCTTTCTCACATAATTTGGAG GATGTGCGGCTTATTGCCATTAAAGCTCTGAAACAGGCAGAAGATGTATTAGCTTCAGTTACCAAAGCACGCCCTCAGTGGGCACGTCTTGTGTTGGCTGTTGACCACAGAGTTGACAGGGCCTTGGCCACTTTGAGACCACAAGCCATTGCAGATCACCGATCCCTGCTTGTATCTCTTGGATGGCCACCTTCTATAACTTCTTCTAGTACTCTAGATGCTGACACAAAGAATTCAGCTGCAGTCTCAAATCCACTTTTCACGATGCAAGGTGAACTCAAACGCCAATATTGTGAAAGTTTTCTTGCTTTATGCAGTCTGCAGGAATTGCAAAGACAGCGAAAATCTCGGCAACTCGAGGGGCACAATCTAGAGGTTGCTATGCACCAACCATTGTGGACTATCGAAGAGCTTGTGAATTCTTTGTTCATAGCATCCCAACGCCATATCACAAAATGGGTTGATAAGCCAGAATTCATTTTTGCTCTTGTATATAAAATTACCCGGGATTATGTTGACACCATGGATGAGTTATTGCAGCCACTGGTTGACGAAGCAATGTTATCAGGATACAGTTGTAGAGAAGAATGGATCTCAGCAATGGTATCTTCACTATCCACGTATTTGGCAAAGGAGATATTTCCTTTATATGTTGGTCAACTGGATGAAGATATTGCCGGTGGAACACAATCACAAACTAAAATATCCTGGCTGCATCTAATTGACTTGATGATTGCTTTTGATAAACGAGTCCAGTCTCTGATAGCGCAATCCGGAATTCTGGTCTCTCTTCAGGAAGACGGAAATTTGCAGAGACTGACTTCTTTATCAGTCTTCTGTGATCGACCTGACTGGCTTGAGCTTTGGGCTGAAATAGAACTGAATGAGGTAATTACTAAATTAAAGTTAGAAGTGGAGGATGAGAGAAGTTGGTCGACGGATGTTCAAGGAGCAGCCGTTCTTTTTGGCGCAGAAGAATATAAATCTCCTGCAATATCTGGTGCTATTATTAATCGTCTGTCTTCTTTAATTGATCGTTGTCGGTCGATACCTAGGATATCATTAAGGTTGAGGTTTGTTAGAGTTGCAGGGGCACCTGTAATACACAAGTTTTTGGACTCCGTATGTCTCAGGTGCCAAGAAGCTGAGGGTCTGACTGCCTTGACTGACGATGCTGCTTTAATTAAGGTTACAAGGTCAGTCAATGCAGTTCGCTACGTGGAGACTGTTTTGAAAGAGTGGTGTGAGGATGTCTTTTTTCTTGAGATGGGGCTGAACCAAGCGGAATCATCTGGAACACCATTTGTAGAGAATAGTTTCACTGAAGGGTCAATGGGAGATATTGGGAGTGGTGTTTTAGGTGAAGAAATTAGAAAACTTGAAGAATTCAGAAGAGAATGGATTGAAATGTTATCAACTGTGGTATTGAGGGGTTTTGATGCTCGATCTCGGGATCATATCAAGAACCGGAAGCAATGGCAGGAAAGAAGTGAAGGATTGGTGGTATCTAGATCTTTGGTTGACGCACTAGATTATCTACAGGTAAAAGTGTCGCTGTTGGAAGGGAGTTTGAATAAGATGGATTTTATTGGGGTGTGGAGAAGTCTGGCTAATGGAGTGGATAAATTGATATTCAATGGAATTCTATTCAGCAACACAAAGTTCTATGAGGGTGGCACCGAGAGGTTTGGTAATGATTTGACAGTTCTCTTTGGTGTTTTTGGGGCCTGGTGTTTGAGACCTGAAGGCTTCTTCCCTAAAATTAGTGAAGGCCTGAGGTTACTAAAAATGGACAAAAAGAAACTTCAGGGTAGTACGGCAGGTAGGGAAGTGTGGCTCAAAGAGAATGGAATAAGGCATTTGAGTGTTGCTGAGGCAGAAAAGATTGCTAAGAACAGGGTGTACAACAGCTGA